Below is a window of Thermofilum sp. DNA.
GAGAACGTTGTACTCGCTGAGGTCGCCGTGAACCACGCCGGCGCGGTACGCTTTCTCCACTTCCGCTAGCGCGCGCTCCAGAACGCTTCCAGGGTCCTCGAGCTCGGGCCCCTCCGAGAGCTCTACCCCCTCCACGTACCCCGTCACCACCACGTGGCGGTTCCAGTCGATAGGCTCGGGGACCGAGACGCCAGCCTTCCAGAGCAGCCGCAGAGCCTCGTACTCGCTCCTCGCCGCGAGCCTCGACTGGTAGAGCCAGGAGGTGTGCCGCTTACCAGCAGCGTAGAGCCTAACCTTCTTCACGCTGCGGAAGCTCGTCCGCCCAACCCTGTGCACCTTCACCGCAACCAGCCTCCCACCCGGCGTGAGGCCGAGGTAAACCTCCGACTCCTTCCCCTCCCCCACGGGGCTCTGGCTGATAGCCTCCAGCACCCCCCGCTTCGCGAGCACGCGGAAGGCGAGGCAGTCGTACCCCCGGCTAGTCAGCACGTAGCCCGTGTACGCGGCTTTCACCCGCTGCACCAGCCCCAGCGCGTGCAGCCTCCTCATCCTCCTCTCGGCCAGCTCCCCGCCCACCCCCGCTAGCGACGCGATCAGCTCCAGCGAAACGTACTCGTGGTTGATCATCCCCCTCTCCACCGCTACCAGCAGCCTGTAGTCCACGTTGCTGAGCAAGCGCAGCGCTTCAACCGAGAACCTCGCGCTCACAACCGCGTCGGTAAGCGGCAATCACGGCAGGCTTAAAACCTTCATCCCGCCGCGCGGCTGGCGCGCCCGCCTCCCGCTCGAGAGCCGCGTAAAGCTCTTTTGCCGGTTCTGCAGGTACCTGGGCGAGGATGAGGTAGCTCGCGCCTGAGCGGTGATGAGGAACCTCGATTGCTGAACCTAGAGGAAGGCTGAGAGCCCCCTCCTCCTCAGCTCCAGCACCACCGCTCCGCCGACCGCGGGCAGGGAAACGTTGAACACCGGAGTCGAGCCGATAAAGTCCCTGTGAACCCTGCTCTCGTGCAGGTGCCCGTGGACCACAGCGTCCGGCTGAGCGCGCTCCACAACCTCCCTCATCCCCCGCGAGGACATCTCGGGCCAGAACCGCTCATCCTCCCCCTCCAGCGTCCTGCACCTCGGCGGGTAGTGCGTGAGCAGCACGACGACACCCTGGCCCGCGCTCTTCAGCAGAGCCTCCACGCGCTCCAGCCTCGCCCGGTACAGCTCCCTCACTCTCGGCACGTTCCTCTCCTGCCACCTCGTCGGCCTGTCGAGAGAGCCCGTCGTCCCCACAACCACGACCCTCCCCGACGGCAGGTCGAGCGGCAGTGCAGCGTCCTCCAGCCAGCGGAAGCCCGGGCACTCCTCCCTCATCTTCTCCCGAACCTCCTCGTAGTCCTCGTTCCCGAACACCGCCACCACCGGCACCCCCGGCGCGCGCCTCTCGAGAAGCTTCTCCACGCTGCTGCACACCCTCCACTCCCCCTTCTCCACCACATCCCCAGCGACGAGGACGAGCTCCACGCCCCCCACCTCCAGCTTTTGGAGAGACCGGTTCAGCAGCGGCAAGAAGCGCGGCGCGTGAACGTCGGCGAAAGCCAGAGCCCTCAACCCCGCCACCGGCAAGGAGGCGCTGGGCGCGCTTAAAAGGACAACCCAAGGGAAGGCTTCGTCAGAAACCTAAAAACAGAACGTCTAGAGACGATTTCTAATTAACCGAGCAACTTACCCATAAATACCCTCCAGCCTCCCGGAGACGCGACCCCGAAAAGGGGGCGTGAAACAGTATGAGTAGGAAATACACCCTATTAGCTGTAGCCCTAGTGGCCGCGCTGCTGGCACTCGCCAGCACCGCAGCTGCGCAGCCAACCAAGTTCCCCGCAGAGAGCGTGTACTTCAAGCTCGAAATGCCCGACGGCACGGCTTTCGCAAACCAGCCTGTCATCATCGTGGTGTTCAACGAGACAGGTAACTGCATTCTCGCGCACGCTATTGGAACTACCAACAAGACTGGCTACATATGGGCGGTCATTGACCAGCCGGGGGGAGTAATCCCCCAACCTCAGTACGGAACTTACAACATCTCAGTCTTCTGGCAGGCTTACGGCAGGACGTTCCTCGCTTACACTCTGAGGAACCAGCCCAACCTTAACTTCCTTAACTCCACTCTACCCATGAATCTCCTGTGGAACCTGACCTTCAAAGCGATAACGAACATTGGTGGCACTGATGTAAACTTATACTTCCAGGATCCCGAGTCTGGTAGGGAGGATATAGCGTACTTCGAAGTCTGGCTCTACAAGAAGGCTGGTGCCCCAGTGTTCGCCAGCGAAGGCAACAGGTATGCCATTTCGAAGAAGTGGTTCATCGCTCCCACGGTGGAGGTTGACATTAAGCCTACTCTCGGGCCTACGTGCTACCACATCGAGAAGGCTTGGAACGTGACGCTGTACAAGGAGGTAAGCTGGCTGATCAGCACCGGCCCCGGGAGCTACAACAAGATCCTCGTAGGCAGGGAGAACGTCACCCTGTACACAACCAACTACCTCAACCCCACAACATGGTACATTAACATCACGGAGCTCATCCCCGGTAAGCCGAAGACGAGTACGCAGATAACCGGCGACCCCTTGACGACCCACAAGTATACTGTTGTAGACCGCGCTTACACGTTCCTGGCGAGAGTCACGGTGCAGGACCCGTGCGGCAACACGCTGACAGGCTGGGAGTGGCCTCCGATCAACGTAGAGTTCTCTTCGCCAACTTTCGGCAAGGTCAGAGTAGGTAAAGTAAGCCCAGGGACGGGCGTAGCGCCAGAAGAGGGATACAACGGTTACTTCTGGCTGCCCAACATCTCCTTGTTCTACAACGAGAAGCTGACTATCGCCGCGGAGATTAACGGCATACAGGTCTTCAGCACCGCGTTCAACACCACTAGTATACCGTCGAGCCTGAGCGCGACGCTGCCAAACGGGCAGTCCTGGACGTACTTCACGGGCACCGTTAGCAATGGGGTTGCTGATATTGCGATCAGGGTTGGCGTGGTCCGCGCGCAGGTTAGAGTGAAGGATAGCGGTATCACGGCGGTTCAGCCTCTCGAGGGCGCGATCGTCATCATAGAGGCTCCGGGCTACGACCCGATCAACACCTACACTGATGGCGCTGGCTACGTGGCGCTGCCACCGTATGAGATCCTCGGCGGTGGCTCTGTTAAGGACGGCACGCCTATAATCGTGAGGAAGGGCAGCAGCCCCGGCTACCTGCCCGTGCCCTTCGACTTCATCATCAGCAACAGGACCTACACGTACACCTTCAAGGTGTTCTACGCGCTACCCGGCACCGAGTACTTCGTCGACGTGACGCCGGACAACAACAAGGTTGAGCTCATCCCCGCTCTCGGCCTGCCCGCCGACTGCACCCTGCAGAGCTTTGACTTGATTGCTAAGGTCTTCAACGTCAACATCCTCGTCTTAGACCTCTGCAACAGGCCGATCACCAGCCTCGACGACCGCAACGCTTCGCTCATCCTCACCTACACTCCGCCCGGCGGCGGGGTGACCGTCACCTTCAGCGCGGGCCTCGGCAGGAACGGCACAACTTTCCTCGGCAAGGTGCCTGGAGGCACCTTCACCGTTAAGCTGGCGTTCAAAGGCGTCTTGATGGACCCCGTTTCCGGCCCGAGCCCGCTGGTCGTCACAGGCAACATCGCTAACGTGAGCCAAGCCACCTACGTGTTCCCGGTCGGCGACATCGTCTTCCGCGTCACGCAGTGGGACGTTAAAGAGCCGCTCGTCAACATCAGCGCGACGCTGACCTACTATAAGGGCGACGCGCGGATGTATGTTGACGGCCCCAAGCTCACCGACTGCAGCGGGCTTGTCAGCTTCACTAAGGTGCCGATGATCGTCACCGGCAACACGAAAGTGATCCTCGAGCTCAGAACAACTAGTAGCACGCACTACATCAGACCGCAGGATGCTGGACTGCTCGTAGGCAAGTGGGATCTCACCTCCCTAATCGCCGGCATCAAGCCCGCCTGCTCCGTCGGCCCGATCGACGTGCCAGCCTGGATCTTCAGCTTCACGCTCGAAGCTGTAGACCACGCTGGCAACATCCTGAAGGAGCTGCCCACCAGTAACGGAACCGCGCCTGTGATCGTCGCGCTCAACGACACTGCCTACGGCACAGACTACAACGTGACTCTCCTCTGCGTCGGAGGACCTGGCTGCCTCTGCTGGCCCGAGATCCTTGTCGACTACCGGATCTTCAACGCGACCGGCTTCGCCGACAAGCCGTGGGGCAACGGGATCAGCGAAGCGAGGTTCAAGTTCACGAGCAGCCAGTTCATGAACAGCCACTACCCGCACCTCTTCATCGCCGGCGCTAACTACAGCTTCATCGTCTGGTACGGCGGCGTCATGGTCTACAACTACACGTTCACCATGCCCGCGCCCAGCGAAGCGCTCGACTACACTAAGGTGATCCCAGCCCAGGTCATCCTCTTCAACGAGACCGCGAAGACCACGAAGCTTGCTAAGACCGATAGCCTCGACTACACCTGGATCCTCGACAAGGATGGGAGGATCGAGCACCCGATCGTCAGGTTCTACAGCGCGCCCGCCTGGGCCGGCAGGTACAGCATCAAGGTGCAGCTCGTCACCTGGGTGATCAACCTTGACATCTACACCCTCAGCAAGGAGAATGCAGGCCTCATCCCAGGCCTCAACGTCACCCTCGTTAGGAGCGACGTCGTTTACTGGAAGACCCAGCTCAAGGGCGACATCTTCCTGAACGTGACGAGGTTCAGCGAGTACAGTAAGAGCGGCCCCGTCAGCATCGCCTGGAGCGCGGTCGACGGCAACGGCGACGGCGTCGTGACGATACCCGTAGCGGTCTGGGCGCCCACCAGCAGCGGCATCTCTGCAGTTAAGTTCGGCGCAAGCATAACCAACGTGTACGTGCTCGCCGGCAAGAAGTACGGCACCCCCGGCGTCCCCGACACGCCGTACCACAGCACTATTACCAACATCGGCACGCTTTACGGCTACCTCGTCGGACCCTACAACGTAACTCTGGACGGCATCTTCACTGATACGAGCCAGAGCCTCGACTGGTACAAGTTCTACACTGGGAAGTGGGTCGGCCCGTTCCGCGGGCCGAAGGCCTGGATCGGCGGGGCGTGGAACTTAACGCTGTGGAGCGGTGCAGCCAAGGTAGTCCCCACGGCGGCGATGGAGGGCTTCTGCGTCCTTGTGGGCGGCCCCGACCTCCGCGGCAAGACTGTCCCGATGGCTAACCAGCCCGTGACCGCCACCGCTATCGGCGTGACTCCTGGAGCTACTGCAGCGATAGCTACGGGTGCCACGGGAGCTGACGGCACAGCGCCCTTCTACCCCGACAAGGGCGCGACGGTGAGCACTCCGATCGGCGGCAAGCCCGTTTTCACGGGCAAGCTCGCGTTCCTCGGCATCACAGGCCTTAAGTATAGGCTGTCCACGAGGCTGAACTTCGACCCGATCCTCGCGCCCTACGGTTTGAAGACCGAGGACGTGATGGACCCCGACACGCTATCCAGAGTGGTCAGCTTCACTCTCGATAACAACATGCCTGGCGGCAAGTGCATCGAGCTCACGTGGAGCGGGATCCTCGTAACCGTGTTCGACTGGCAGGGCAAGCCGCTGCAGAACATGATGGTTGCTGCAGTGCTCAGGGAGCCCACGGCGAAGGCGCTGCCCAGCGTGATCGGCTTCACTGATGCTGACGGGCACGTGATCCTCTACGTGCCGCCCGGCGGGCAGAGGTACCAGCTGCTCGTCTACTGGCGTGACAGCTACCTGCTGAGGAAGAAGGGTGTCATACCGAGGGAGATCGTGATCTTCGACACCGTGACCGACTACGATACCCCGAGGCTCTACGCGCCCGGCAGCGGGACCACGCTCGAGACCTTCGTCTACGCTGCGCTCATCTACTTGAGGAACGCTGAGGGAGCCCCGCTATCCCCCGAGACGCTTGGGAAGATCACCGTGACTATCAAGTGGCCTGACCAGGTCATCACCGTGCACACACCTGAGAGCGACGGCAGAGTGCCCATCATCCTGAACAAGGCTACCGCGAAGAGCTGGCCGCTGGACGCCAGCGCTGCAAGGAGCCCCGAGACCGACCCGAAGGACATCAGCCAGGCACCGCACGGCGCCTACCTCGTGACTGTCGAGTACGCCGGCGTGGGTAAGATCGCGGAGCAGAGCATCACGATCATCAAGGGCAGGTTCGAGACACCGTTCCAGACCTTCGAGGTGCGCCTCGACATCCGCGACATCAAGATCAGCTTCTCGTCACCCTTCGGCACGCCGCTCGCCGGCGCGACCGTCGAGATAACTAAGCCCGGCGCCATCAAGGAGACGTACACACTCGGCCCCGACGGCGCTGTAACCCTGAGGGAGGTGCTGCCCGGCACCATCAGCTTCACTGTTAAGGACTGGAAGGGCATCCCCGTCGCTTTCAGCGGTAGTGCGGCTCGCGCTCCCGCGATCGCAGTCACCGTACCCAAGATCGGCAAGCTGACGGTTAAGGTCACTGGCGCCAGGGGCCAGGGCGTCGACGGAGCCACCGTGAACGTCGACAAGGTTGGCACCTTCACCACCGACGCTAGCGGCGTCGTCAGCCTCGAGCTGCCCAGCGGCAGCTACTCCGTAAAGGCGAGCAAGGGCGGCAGAGAGGCGAGCGCCACCGCGACGGTAGCTGACGGCAAGGAGACCATCACCGAGCTCAAGCTCGACATCTTCCTCACGATCGCCGGCTGGGAGATGAGCAGCGGCGAGTTCCTCGGACTGCTGCTGCTCCTCATCCTGCTCGTCCTCGTCATCTTCATCGTCGCCCACGAGTACGCCGCCTGGAGGCGCCGCCGCCTCGCTCGCGTCATCGCTCCTGCAGGAGAGCAGAAGTAA
It encodes the following:
- a CDS encoding RIO1 family regulatory kinase/ATPase, yielding MPLTDAVVSARFSVEALRLLSNVDYRLLVAVERGMINHEYVSLELIASLAGVGGELAERRMRRLHALGLVQRVKAAYTGYVLTSRGYDCLAFRVLAKRGVLEAISQSPVGEGKESEVYLGLTPGGRLVAVKVHRVGRTSFRSVKKVRLYAAGKRHTSWLYQSRLAARSEYEALRLLWKAGVSVPEPIDWNRHVVVTGYVEGVELSEGPELEDPGSVLERALAEVEKAYRAGVVHGDLSEYNVLVVEGEKVVLIDWPQWVSSSHPQALTLLKRDVENLAAFFARKYGLKLNAAALAEEFLTRVAG
- a CDS encoding metallophosphoesterase, with protein sequence MAGLRALAFADVHAPRFLPLLNRSLQKLEVGGVELVLVAGDVVEKGEWRVCSSVEKLLERRAPGVPVVAVFGNEDYEEVREKMREECPGFRWLEDAALPLDLPSGRVVVVGTTGSLDRPTRWQERNVPRVRELYRARLERVEALLKSAGQGVVVLLTHYPPRCRTLEGEDERFWPEMSSRGMREVVERAQPDAVVHGHLHESRVHRDFIGSTPVFNVSLPAVGGAVVLELRRRGLSAFL
- a CDS encoding carboxypeptidase-like regulatory domain-containing protein, whose product is MSRKYTLLAVALVAALLALASTAAAQPTKFPAESVYFKLEMPDGTAFANQPVIIVVFNETGNCILAHAIGTTNKTGYIWAVIDQPGGVIPQPQYGTYNISVFWQAYGRTFLAYTLRNQPNLNFLNSTLPMNLLWNLTFKAITNIGGTDVNLYFQDPESGREDIAYFEVWLYKKAGAPVFASEGNRYAISKKWFIAPTVEVDIKPTLGPTCYHIEKAWNVTLYKEVSWLISTGPGSYNKILVGRENVTLYTTNYLNPTTWYINITELIPGKPKTSTQITGDPLTTHKYTVVDRAYTFLARVTVQDPCGNTLTGWEWPPINVEFSSPTFGKVRVGKVSPGTGVAPEEGYNGYFWLPNISLFYNEKLTIAAEINGIQVFSTAFNTTSIPSSLSATLPNGQSWTYFTGTVSNGVADIAIRVGVVRAQVRVKDSGITAVQPLEGAIVIIEAPGYDPINTYTDGAGYVALPPYEILGGGSVKDGTPIIVRKGSSPGYLPVPFDFIISNRTYTYTFKVFYALPGTEYFVDVTPDNNKVELIPALGLPADCTLQSFDLIAKVFNVNILVLDLCNRPITSLDDRNASLILTYTPPGGGVTVTFSAGLGRNGTTFLGKVPGGTFTVKLAFKGVLMDPVSGPSPLVVTGNIANVSQATYVFPVGDIVFRVTQWDVKEPLVNISATLTYYKGDARMYVDGPKLTDCSGLVSFTKVPMIVTGNTKVILELRTTSSTHYIRPQDAGLLVGKWDLTSLIAGIKPACSVGPIDVPAWIFSFTLEAVDHAGNILKELPTSNGTAPVIVALNDTAYGTDYNVTLLCVGGPGCLCWPEILVDYRIFNATGFADKPWGNGISEARFKFTSSQFMNSHYPHLFIAGANYSFIVWYGGVMVYNYTFTMPAPSEALDYTKVIPAQVILFNETAKTTKLAKTDSLDYTWILDKDGRIEHPIVRFYSAPAWAGRYSIKVQLVTWVINLDIYTLSKENAGLIPGLNVTLVRSDVVYWKTQLKGDIFLNVTRFSEYSKSGPVSIAWSAVDGNGDGVVTIPVAVWAPTSSGISAVKFGASITNVYVLAGKKYGTPGVPDTPYHSTITNIGTLYGYLVGPYNVTLDGIFTDTSQSLDWYKFYTGKWVGPFRGPKAWIGGAWNLTLWSGAAKVVPTAAMEGFCVLVGGPDLRGKTVPMANQPVTATAIGVTPGATAAIATGATGADGTAPFYPDKGATVSTPIGGKPVFTGKLAFLGITGLKYRLSTRLNFDPILAPYGLKTEDVMDPDTLSRVVSFTLDNNMPGGKCIELTWSGILVTVFDWQGKPLQNMMVAAVLREPTAKALPSVIGFTDADGHVILYVPPGGQRYQLLVYWRDSYLLRKKGVIPREIVIFDTVTDYDTPRLYAPGSGTTLETFVYAALIYLRNAEGAPLSPETLGKITVTIKWPDQVITVHTPESDGRVPIILNKATAKSWPLDASAARSPETDPKDISQAPHGAYLVTVEYAGVGKIAEQSITIIKGRFETPFQTFEVRLDIRDIKISFSSPFGTPLAGATVEITKPGAIKETYTLGPDGAVTLREVLPGTISFTVKDWKGIPVAFSGSAARAPAIAVTVPKIGKLTVKVTGARGQGVDGATVNVDKVGTFTTDASGVVSLELPSGSYSVKASKGGREASATATVADGKETITELKLDIFLTIAGWEMSSGEFLGLLLLLILLVLVIFIVAHEYAAWRRRRLARVIAPAGEQK